In Microbacterium foliorum, the following proteins share a genomic window:
- a CDS encoding tyrosine recombinase XerC encodes MEFAAAAHAFTDHLARVRRLSPATVRAYRSDFRDLAETVGELEVDQVTLETLRDWLWRATQRGDARSTLARRAAAARSFFSWAHEQQLVDHDPSLRLVAPKRGRTLPTIASQDAMTALLDAQRRAASAGDPIALRDHAILELLYGAGIRVSELCGLDVDDLDLDRGTARVMGKGAKERVVPFGVPAREAAGSYLSRGRPSLAARTALSSPALFLGSRGARIGPRTVYSLVAEVLAPFVGEETVGPHALRHTAATHLLDGGADLRAVQEILGHASLGTTQIYTHVSAERLTATYRLAHPRA; translated from the coding sequence ATGGAGTTCGCGGCGGCCGCACATGCCTTCACCGACCACCTTGCTCGGGTGCGTCGGCTCTCTCCCGCCACCGTTCGCGCCTACCGATCAGACTTCCGGGATCTCGCGGAGACAGTCGGTGAACTCGAGGTCGACCAGGTCACCCTGGAGACTCTCCGGGACTGGCTCTGGCGGGCGACTCAGCGCGGCGACGCGCGGTCGACGCTCGCGCGGAGAGCGGCGGCGGCACGTTCTTTCTTCAGCTGGGCGCATGAGCAGCAACTCGTCGATCACGATCCGAGCCTGCGCCTGGTCGCTCCCAAGCGGGGGCGCACCCTCCCCACCATCGCCTCTCAGGATGCGATGACGGCCCTGCTCGATGCGCAACGCCGAGCCGCCAGCGCCGGCGATCCGATAGCGCTCCGAGACCACGCGATTCTCGAACTGCTGTACGGTGCCGGCATCCGGGTCTCCGAGCTGTGCGGCCTCGATGTCGACGACCTCGACCTCGATCGAGGTACTGCGCGGGTGATGGGAAAGGGGGCGAAGGAGAGAGTGGTGCCTTTTGGGGTTCCTGCTCGCGAGGCCGCCGGCTCGTACCTGTCTCGCGGGCGACCCTCTCTCGCCGCCCGCACAGCGCTGTCGTCTCCCGCTCTGTTCCTCGGCAGTCGTGGTGCGCGGATCGGACCGCGCACGGTGTACTCACTTGTCGCCGAGGTGCTCGCGCCCTTCGTCGGCGAAGAGACTGTCGGCCCGCACGCGCTCAGGCACACGGCAGCGACTCATCTCCTGGACGGCGGAGCAGACCTGCGCGCGGTCCAGGAGATCCTGGGTCATGCCAGCCTCGGCACGACCCAGATCTACACTCACGTCTCCGCTGAGCGTCTCACTGCGACGTACCGTCTCGCACATCCCCGCGCGTGA
- a CDS encoding ribonuclease HII, translating to MTVVAPKLTLERRLLTECDLIISLDEVGRGALAGPVAVGAAVMDAAGARRRVPEGLRDSKLVTERRRPDVAARAAAWVQASGVGWASAAEVDAVGIMRALGLAASRAVQSVVDSGVDLDGALVLLDGNHDYVSPVHPVPLRVRPVVKGDRDCASVSAASVIAKVARDTYMAELHEGHPAYQWDRNKGYASLEHRDAIRSVGLSPHHRSSWAIADVPTLF from the coding sequence ATGACCGTCGTCGCTCCGAAGCTCACTCTGGAGCGCAGGCTGCTGACCGAGTGCGATCTGATCATCTCCCTCGATGAGGTCGGGCGCGGTGCGCTTGCCGGTCCGGTGGCGGTCGGAGCTGCCGTGATGGATGCGGCAGGCGCGCGCCGCCGCGTTCCCGAAGGGCTTCGGGATTCGAAGCTGGTCACCGAGAGACGTCGACCTGACGTCGCCGCGAGGGCCGCGGCATGGGTGCAGGCATCGGGAGTCGGCTGGGCGAGTGCGGCCGAGGTCGACGCGGTGGGCATCATGCGGGCGCTCGGGCTCGCGGCGTCGCGCGCCGTGCAGAGCGTGGTGGACTCGGGAGTGGACCTCGACGGAGCACTCGTGCTGCTCGACGGCAATCACGACTACGTCTCGCCCGTGCATCCGGTTCCTCTGCGCGTTCGGCCCGTCGTCAAGGGTGACCGTGACTGCGCGTCGGTTTCAGCGGCATCGGTGATCGCGAAGGTCGCCCGTGACACGTACATGGCCGAGCTCCACGAAGGTCACCCCGCGTATCAATGGGACAGGAACAAGGGATATGCGAGTCTCGAGCATCGCGATGCGATCAGGAGCGTGGGGCTCTCCCCGCACCACCGATCATCCTGGGCGATCGCGGATGTCCCGACGCTGTTCTGA
- the pyrH gene encoding UMP kinase: MTERTGRRRVLLKLSGEAFGAGQLGVNPDIVSQIARDIAAAVDRVEVAIVVGGGNFFRGAELSQRGMDRGRADYMGMLGTVMNALALQDFLEQAGAPTRVQSAISMTQVAEPYIPLRAERHMEKGRVVIFGAGAGLPYFSTDTVAAQRALEIGAQEVLVAKNGVDAIYTADPNKHADAERIERVTYRDALQRGLKVVDSTAFSLCMDNNMDMRVFGMEPAGNVTRALLGEPIGTLVTA; encoded by the coding sequence ATGACTGAACGCACAGGACGCCGTCGCGTCCTTCTGAAGCTCTCCGGTGAGGCGTTCGGCGCCGGCCAGCTCGGCGTCAACCCTGACATCGTCAGTCAGATCGCGCGCGACATCGCCGCCGCGGTCGACCGGGTCGAGGTCGCCATCGTCGTCGGCGGTGGCAACTTCTTCCGCGGAGCGGAGCTCAGCCAGCGCGGAATGGACCGTGGGCGAGCCGACTACATGGGAATGCTCGGCACGGTGATGAACGCTCTTGCTCTACAGGACTTCCTCGAGCAGGCGGGTGCGCCCACGCGTGTGCAGTCGGCCATCTCGATGACTCAGGTCGCGGAGCCGTACATCCCGCTCCGCGCCGAGCGGCACATGGAGAAGGGTCGTGTCGTCATCTTCGGCGCAGGCGCCGGCCTGCCGTACTTCTCCACAGACACTGTGGCCGCGCAGCGCGCCCTCGAGATCGGCGCGCAGGAAGTCCTCGTCGCCAAGAACGGCGTCGACGCGATCTACACCGCCGACCCCAACAAGCACGCCGATGCGGAGCGCATCGAGCGCGTCACGTATCGCGACGCCCTCCAGCGCGGACTCAAGGTGGTCGATTCCACGGCATTCAGTCTCTGCATGGACAACAACATGGATATGCGCGTGTTCGGTATGGAACCTGCCGGCAACGTCACGCGTGCGCTCCTGGGAGAGCCGATCGGCACTCTCGTCACCGCCTGA
- a CDS encoding M23 family metallopeptidase: MSTRPRATIVLLLLIVIALAPPIPTSAGASSSDGRAHPVWRWPIDAPRAIASPYRAPAHAFGAGHRGIDLASAQGVIVRAPADGAIAFRGTVVDRPLITIAHPDGYVSTFEPVSSTLAPGDLVSAGDEIGTVAAGGHAMLGALHLGVRLDGAYINPMLLFGPVPRAVLLPCCDAP; the protein is encoded by the coding sequence ATGAGCACCCGCCCACGCGCGACGATCGTCCTCCTCCTACTGATCGTCATCGCTCTCGCACCGCCCATCCCGACGAGCGCGGGAGCGTCATCGTCAGACGGCCGGGCGCACCCAGTCTGGAGATGGCCGATCGACGCGCCCCGCGCGATCGCGTCACCGTATCGCGCTCCGGCACACGCGTTCGGCGCCGGCCATCGAGGCATCGACCTCGCGAGCGCGCAGGGGGTGATCGTCCGAGCACCGGCCGATGGGGCGATCGCGTTCCGAGGGACCGTCGTCGACAGGCCCCTGATCACGATCGCGCATCCCGACGGCTATGTGTCGACGTTCGAGCCGGTGTCCTCCACACTCGCCCCCGGCGACCTCGTCTCGGCCGGCGACGAGATCGGCACGGTCGCGGCTGGCGGTCACGCGATGCTCGGCGCACTGCATCTGGGAGTTCGGCTGGATGGTGCGTACATCAACCCGATGCTGCTCTTCGGACCAGTGCCTCGAGCGGTGCTGCTCCCCTGCTGCGACGCGCCGTGA
- the rpsB gene encoding 30S ribosomal protein S2 translates to MAVVTIRQLLDSGVHFGHQTRRWNPKVKRFILTERSGIHIIDLQQSLGYIDKAYDFVKETVAHGGTILFVGTKKQAQEILAEQATRVGQPYVNQRWLGGLLTNFQTIAKRLARMKELEELDYENPSASGFTKKELLLKKRELDKLHKSLGGIRNLTKTPSALWVVDAKREHLAIDEAKKLGIPVIGILDTNADPDDFQYPIPGNDDAIRSVSLLTRIIADAAAEGLQQKHNPETGDAEPLADWEKELLETPADAASEAPAEDAAVEAPSEDAAVEAPAAAEAPAEADEAPAAEATEAPAEADAK, encoded by the coding sequence ATGGCTGTGGTCACCATCCGCCAGCTGCTCGACAGCGGCGTGCACTTCGGACACCAGACTCGTCGGTGGAACCCGAAGGTCAAGCGCTTCATTCTCACCGAGCGCAGCGGCATCCACATCATCGACCTGCAGCAGTCGCTCGGGTACATCGACAAGGCCTACGACTTCGTCAAGGAGACCGTCGCGCACGGCGGCACGATCCTCTTCGTCGGTACCAAGAAGCAGGCGCAGGAGATCCTCGCCGAGCAGGCGACCCGCGTGGGCCAGCCCTACGTCAACCAGCGCTGGCTCGGTGGACTCCTCACGAACTTCCAGACGATCGCGAAGCGTCTCGCCCGCATGAAGGAGCTCGAGGAACTCGACTACGAGAACCCGTCCGCTTCGGGCTTCACGAAGAAGGAACTCCTTCTCAAGAAGCGCGAGCTCGACAAGCTGCACAAGTCGCTCGGTGGTATCCGCAACCTCACGAAGACGCCGTCCGCCCTCTGGGTCGTCGACGCCAAGCGTGAGCACCTCGCCATCGACGAGGCGAAGAAGCTCGGCATCCCGGTGATCGGCATCCTCGACACCAACGCCGACCCCGACGACTTCCAGTACCCGATCCCCGGCAACGACGACGCGATCCGCTCGGTCTCGCTGCTCACCCGCATCATCGCGGACGCCGCGGCAGAGGGCCTTCAGCAGAAGCACAACCCTGAGACGGGCGACGCTGAGCCGCTCGCCGACTGGGAGAAGGAGCTTCTCGAGACCCCCGCTGACGCCGCTTCCGAGGCCCCGGCCGAGGATGCAGCCGTCGAGGCTCCGTCCGAGGATGCAGCCGTTGAGGCTCCGGCCGCTGCTGAGGCTCCGGCTGAGGCAGACGAGGCTCCCGCAGCAGAGGCCACCGAGGCCCCCGCTGAGGCAGACGCCAAGTAA
- a CDS encoding YraN family protein translates to MAAKDELGRSGEEQAVRYLTGIGYEVLDRNWRCAQGEIDIVASRGRHLAVVEVKTRRTIAHGHPFEAVDARKIRRLWQLAHAWAADHPDLSHGLMIRIEAIGIIGADPEHSTLEHLVDVS, encoded by the coding sequence ATGGCAGCGAAAGACGAGCTCGGTAGATCCGGTGAAGAACAGGCGGTTCGGTACCTGACCGGTATCGGATATGAGGTGCTCGACCGCAACTGGCGTTGTGCGCAGGGTGAGATCGACATCGTCGCCTCCCGCGGCCGCCATCTGGCGGTCGTAGAGGTCAAGACGAGACGGACGATCGCTCACGGGCACCCCTTCGAAGCGGTGGACGCACGCAAGATCCGCCGGCTTTGGCAGCTGGCGCACGCGTGGGCCGCCGATCATCCCGACCTGTCCCATGGGCTCATGATCCGGATCGAGGCGATCGGGATCATCGGTGCGGATCCCGAGCACAGCACGCTCGAACACCTCGTGGACGTGTCGTGA
- the lepB gene encoding signal peptidase I yields the protein MTTDSAAASTPPTKRRRGFLVFLRDVLVIVVIAALVSFVVKTFVVRSFYIPSASMERTLMVKDRILVDELTPRWNDYERGDVVVFKDPGGWLDGVPQTPAQPPLIEAFDWMLNVIGISATDSQDHLVKRVIGLPGDHVVCCNALGQITVNGAPIDELGYLNLPDGDTAASNEPFDVVVPEGSLWLLGDNRDRSRDSRAHQDLPSGGFVPIENVVGKAFFTTWPFDRMGTIDGHHDSFNGVPDPE from the coding sequence ATGACGACTGACTCCGCCGCCGCGTCCACTCCACCGACGAAGCGGCGTCGTGGGTTCCTCGTCTTCCTGCGAGACGTCCTCGTCATCGTCGTGATCGCGGCGCTTGTCTCCTTCGTCGTCAAGACCTTCGTCGTCCGCTCCTTCTACATTCCGTCGGCCTCGATGGAACGCACCCTGATGGTCAAAGACCGCATCCTCGTCGATGAGTTGACGCCCCGGTGGAACGACTACGAACGCGGCGATGTCGTCGTCTTCAAGGATCCGGGCGGGTGGCTCGACGGAGTGCCGCAGACTCCGGCGCAGCCGCCGCTCATCGAAGCGTTCGACTGGATGCTCAACGTCATCGGGATCTCGGCCACGGACTCTCAGGATCACCTCGTCAAACGGGTGATCGGATTGCCGGGCGACCACGTCGTCTGCTGCAACGCGCTCGGTCAGATCACGGTCAACGGCGCGCCCATCGACGAGCTCGGCTACCTGAACCTGCCGGACGGCGACACCGCTGCATCGAACGAACCCTTCGACGTGGTCGTGCCGGAGGGGTCCCTCTGGCTGCTGGGAGACAACCGGGACCGTTCGAGGGACTCGCGGGCGCACCAGGATCTTCCGAGTGGCGGATTCGTGCCGATCGAGAACGTCGTCGGCAAGGCGTTCTTCACCACATGGCCCTTCGACCGTATGGGCACGATCGACGGCCACCACGACAGCTTCAACGGCGTCCCGGATCCGGAATGA
- the dprA gene encoding DNA-processing protein DprA, giving the protein MIDSLTDDAGVRESLEQVRSSGDAGEALARVSWSVLTEPGDGVAGALIGELGASDALRFALGTGNAAVSEVSSRALADGRARWKTRADARSVVDALRGARDVGARLLLPGDAHWPTSLDDLGVHAPTVLWVRGDPELLSAAPRVAIVGARAASGYGEMLAGDFAGELAAGGAVVVSGGAYGIDGAGHRAALGVGGKTIAFLAGGVDRAYPQGHQQLLRRIVETGAVVSEVPCGTAPTKWRFLSRNRLIAAVSDATVVVEAGWRSGSLNTAGHAAALGRPLGAVPGPVTSASSAGCHRLLREYDARCVTTTAEIRELWGDGPPGTSPGSGADPDRSRLLDAMSSRDARAAVELSRRSGLAPERVTALLGLLELKGAVRRVDGGWQRARVGERRG; this is encoded by the coding sequence ATGATCGATTCGCTCACAGATGACGCCGGGGTCCGGGAGTCGCTCGAACAGGTCAGGTCCTCCGGAGACGCGGGGGAGGCGCTCGCGCGGGTGTCGTGGTCGGTCCTCACCGAGCCGGGCGATGGCGTGGCCGGGGCGCTGATCGGAGAGCTCGGTGCTTCGGACGCGCTCCGGTTCGCATTGGGCACCGGGAATGCGGCGGTCTCAGAAGTCAGCAGCCGGGCACTCGCCGACGGGCGGGCTCGGTGGAAGACCCGAGCCGACGCGCGCAGCGTGGTCGATGCGCTGCGCGGCGCCAGGGACGTGGGAGCCCGACTTCTGCTTCCGGGGGATGCGCACTGGCCGACTTCCCTCGACGACCTCGGGGTGCACGCGCCGACCGTGCTCTGGGTGCGCGGAGACCCGGAGCTACTGAGCGCGGCACCTCGAGTCGCGATCGTCGGCGCCCGGGCGGCAAGCGGATACGGCGAGATGCTCGCGGGCGACTTCGCGGGCGAGCTGGCCGCGGGCGGCGCAGTCGTCGTGTCCGGGGGAGCGTATGGCATCGACGGCGCAGGTCACCGCGCCGCACTCGGAGTCGGCGGAAAGACGATCGCCTTTCTCGCGGGCGGGGTCGATCGAGCGTACCCCCAGGGCCATCAGCAGCTTCTTCGGCGAATCGTCGAGACCGGCGCCGTGGTGAGCGAGGTCCCCTGCGGCACCGCGCCGACGAAGTGGCGATTCCTGTCGCGCAACAGACTCATCGCCGCGGTGAGCGACGCGACGGTGGTCGTGGAGGCAGGATGGCGAAGCGGATCGTTGAACACTGCCGGTCACGCAGCTGCACTGGGTCGACCGCTCGGCGCGGTGCCCGGGCCGGTGACATCCGCATCGTCGGCCGGCTGTCATCGGCTCCTGCGCGAGTACGACGCGCGGTGCGTCACAACGACTGCCGAGATACGCGAGCTCTGGGGTGACGGGCCGCCAGGTACGTCACCCGGTTCAGGGGCGGATCCCGACCGGTCTCGTCTACTCGATGCCATGAGCAGTCGCGATGCGCGAGCCGCTGTCGAGCTGTCTCGACGGTCGGGACTCGCACCTGAGCGAGTCACTGCGTTGCTCGGGCTGCTAGAGCTCAAGGGTGCGGTCCGACGAGTCGATGGGGGATGGCAGAGGGCGCGGGTTGGCGAGCGGCGCGGCTGA
- a CDS encoding S1 family peptidase, with protein sequence MAMDEESSPTGLPAWWVAFGMAVDKVRAEYPKDFGAAVVNPDQRSGTVWFVGAVPEGVSERFESIGGVALRGDYGVQEAVYQQFASDLHLELMEQLGDLSTFSTYADDGRRVIVVEYGRTAKGAPVAESTVRQMEQITALLPAPAGFVIEFVPVDAALLLAPELFHGARELANVCTGAFPVRRKGGNELGILTAAHCPGTGSYDGAANAFYSPYPYSISTEAGSGGGDFRWNHSKYGLSGRTFVDPDEPLRVFNSRSGVQSGDSVCMYGKTTGQKRCGTVVACGVNQTTTVPDTGQRYDIGGLCRVGTWFTAPGDSGGPWFFGNTALGIHYGRAWENGPSAFSLVNNALNNTRVNLVVDSAGNTIP encoded by the coding sequence ATGGCGATGGATGAGGAGTCGTCACCCACCGGCCTGCCTGCCTGGTGGGTCGCCTTCGGCATGGCCGTCGACAAGGTGCGGGCCGAGTATCCCAAAGACTTCGGTGCCGCAGTTGTGAATCCAGATCAGCGCTCCGGCACCGTGTGGTTCGTCGGTGCCGTTCCCGAGGGCGTCAGCGAACGGTTCGAAAGCATCGGCGGTGTCGCGCTCCGGGGCGACTACGGTGTGCAAGAAGCCGTCTATCAACAGTTCGCGTCGGACCTCCATTTGGAGTTGATGGAACAACTCGGCGACCTATCGACGTTCAGCACGTACGCGGATGATGGGCGCCGTGTCATCGTCGTGGAGTACGGTCGCACCGCAAAGGGCGCTCCCGTGGCGGAGAGTACGGTACGCCAGATGGAGCAGATCACCGCTCTTCTCCCTGCCCCTGCCGGGTTCGTCATCGAGTTCGTACCCGTGGACGCGGCGCTCCTCCTGGCTCCCGAACTCTTCCATGGCGCACGCGAGCTCGCGAACGTTTGCACGGGTGCGTTCCCTGTAAGGCGTAAGGGAGGGAACGAGCTTGGCATCCTTACCGCTGCGCACTGTCCCGGAACCGGATCGTACGACGGCGCAGCCAACGCCTTCTACTCTCCCTACCCCTACTCGATCTCCACAGAAGCCGGATCTGGTGGAGGCGATTTCCGCTGGAACCACAGCAAGTACGGCTTGAGCGGTCGTACCTTCGTCGATCCTGACGAACCTCTTCGAGTTTTCAACAGCCGTTCCGGGGTCCAAAGCGGCGATTCCGTGTGCATGTACGGAAAGACGACGGGCCAGAAGAGGTGCGGGACCGTTGTTGCCTGTGGGGTGAACCAAACGACCACTGTGCCCGATACGGGTCAGCGGTACGACATTGGTGGACTATGCCGAGTGGGGACTTGGTTCACGGCTCCCGGAGACTCGGGAGGACCATGGTTCTTCGGGAATACGGCCTTGGGGATCCATTACGGACGCGCATGGGAAAACGGCCCTTCAGCCTTCAGCCTCGTAAACAATGCTCTGAACAACACGCGAGTCAACCTGGTGGTCGATTCCGCTGGGAACACGATCCCGTGA
- the frr gene encoding ribosome recycling factor codes for MIADVLAETTSRMARAVEAAKEDFSTVRTGRANPQLFQKVLVDYYGTPTPLAQLASLANQEARTLIITPYDKTALKGIEQAIRDMPNLGANPTNDGNLVRVTMPELTAERRKEYVKLVKTKAEDAKVHVRGIRRKAKDELDGLKNELGEDEIARGEKELDALTRQHVDLIDDALKRKEAELLEV; via the coding sequence GTGATCGCGGATGTCCTCGCTGAAACCACCTCCCGTATGGCACGAGCGGTCGAGGCCGCCAAGGAGGACTTCTCCACGGTGCGCACCGGTCGCGCCAACCCGCAGCTGTTCCAGAAGGTGCTCGTCGACTACTACGGCACGCCCACTCCGCTCGCTCAGCTCGCCTCGCTGGCGAACCAGGAGGCGCGTACGCTCATCATCACGCCCTACGACAAGACGGCGCTGAAGGGCATCGAGCAGGCGATTCGTGACATGCCGAACCTCGGCGCCAATCCCACGAACGACGGCAACCTCGTTCGCGTGACCATGCCGGAGCTCACGGCTGAACGTCGCAAGGAGTACGTCAAGCTCGTCAAGACCAAGGCCGAAGACGCCAAGGTGCACGTGCGCGGGATCCGTCGCAAGGCGAAGGACGAACTCGACGGCCTCAAGAACGAGCTCGGCGAAGACGAGATCGCTCGTGGCGAGAAGGAACTCGACGCCCTCACGCGCCAGCACGTCGACCTCATCGACGACGCACTCAAGCGCAAAGAGGCTGAGCTCCTCGAGGTATAG
- a CDS encoding DUF2469 family protein has translation MDEEAFDDYDRELELALFREYRDVVAQFQYVVETERRFYLANEVNVVRRDTEHDFYFEISMSDVWVWDIYRADRFVKAVRVLTFKDVNVEELQRREFELPQELSLDGE, from the coding sequence ATGGATGAGGAAGCCTTCGACGACTATGACCGCGAGCTCGAGCTCGCGCTGTTCCGCGAGTATCGCGACGTCGTCGCACAGTTCCAGTACGTGGTCGAGACTGAACGGCGGTTCTACCTCGCCAATGAGGTGAATGTCGTACGCCGCGACACCGAGCACGACTTCTACTTCGAGATCTCGATGAGTGACGTCTGGGTGTGGGACATCTACCGTGCCGACCGCTTCGTGAAGGCCGTGCGGGTGCTGACGTTCAAGGACGTCAACGTCGAAGAACTGCAGCGCCGAGAGTTCGAACTGCCCCAGGAGCTGTCGCTCGACGGGGAGTGA
- the tsf gene encoding translation elongation factor Ts produces the protein MANFTIADLKALREQLGTGMVDTKKALEEADGNVEKATEILRLKGAKGNAKRADRSTSEGLVVAREQDGAVTLIELACETDFVAKNERFIALADKVADAVAAVKADSVEAALAAQAGDKSVEQVISEEAAIIGEKVELRRVRTISGDKVEVYLHRTSKDLPPQIGVVVAYTGDDAETARSIAQHISFANPSYLSREDVPSDAVEKERQIVTEISRNEGKPEAALPKIVEGRVSAFIKQVALLEQDYAKDSKLSVAQVAKDAGITVTDFARFKVGA, from the coding sequence ATGGCCAACTTCACCATCGCCGATCTCAAGGCGCTCCGTGAGCAGCTCGGCACGGGAATGGTCGACACCAAGAAGGCGCTCGAGGAGGCTGACGGCAACGTCGAGAAGGCCACCGAGATCCTGCGTCTCAAGGGTGCCAAGGGCAACGCGAAGCGGGCTGACCGCTCGACCAGCGAGGGCCTCGTCGTCGCTCGCGAGCAGGACGGCGCAGTGACGCTGATCGAGCTCGCCTGCGAGACGGACTTCGTCGCAAAGAACGAGCGGTTCATCGCGCTGGCCGACAAGGTCGCCGACGCTGTCGCAGCCGTCAAAGCCGATTCGGTCGAGGCTGCTCTCGCCGCCCAGGCGGGCGACAAGAGCGTCGAACAGGTCATCTCGGAAGAGGCCGCGATCATCGGCGAGAAGGTCGAACTGCGCCGCGTGCGCACGATCTCCGGCGACAAGGTCGAGGTCTACCTGCACCGCACGAGCAAGGATCTGCCTCCGCAGATCGGTGTCGTCGTCGCCTACACGGGTGATGACGCCGAGACCGCTCGCAGCATCGCGCAGCACATCTCGTTCGCCAACCCGTCGTACCTCTCCCGCGAGGACGTGCCGTCCGACGCCGTGGAGAAGGAGCGCCAGATCGTGACCGAGATCTCTCGCAACGAGGGCAAGCCGGAGGCGGCGCTGCCCAAGATCGTCGAGGGCCGCGTCTCCGCGTTCATCAAGCAGGTCGCCCTGCTCGAGCAGGACTACGCGAAGGACAGCAAGCTGTCCGTCGCCCAGGTGGCGAAGGACGCCGGTATCACCGTGACGGACTTCGCGCGCTTCAAGGTCGGCGCGTAA
- a CDS encoding YifB family Mg chelatase-like AAA ATPase, whose amino-acid sequence MKTARTWAVALTGVDGHMVEVEADISNQTPDFKIIGLPDKSLGEAVQRVHNACKNTALDLPRRRLTVNLSPASLPKQGAGFDLSIAVAALAAGGALSSRSIARVVHLGELGLDGRLRPVPGVLPSVFAAARAGFDTVIVPWGNEAEARLVPGIEVRPAASLSQVAVWHGAEVDVLDADPVAAAAVARERPEELDLADVVGQEDAVRALIVAAAGGHHMLLSGPPGAGKTMLARRLPGILPSLTEDEALEVASIRSLTGESVQALDVMPPLESPHHSASVAALVGGGTRSVRPGAISRAHRGVLFLDEAAEFSRVALDALRQPLESGAIEVSRSGITARFPAKFQLIVALNPCPCGNYGVRGAECVCPSLAIRRYSTRLSGPLRDRIDVELHVSRVSASQAMIGDRTGVTSESARARVIEARERAVARWRGTPWLRNSEVPGARLRQLDLRIPADARAPLDRALERGTLTLRGYDRVLRLAWTMADLAGADRPGRDEVGQALFLKRGYAS is encoded by the coding sequence GTGAAGACGGCCCGCACCTGGGCGGTCGCGCTCACCGGGGTCGATGGACACATGGTCGAGGTCGAAGCGGACATCTCGAATCAGACGCCCGACTTCAAGATCATCGGGCTGCCCGACAAGTCTCTCGGCGAAGCTGTCCAGCGGGTGCACAACGCGTGCAAGAACACCGCGCTCGATCTTCCGCGTCGTCGACTGACGGTGAACCTCTCACCCGCGAGCCTCCCCAAGCAGGGAGCGGGCTTCGACCTCAGCATCGCCGTCGCTGCGCTGGCAGCCGGGGGAGCGCTGTCCAGTCGGTCCATCGCGCGCGTGGTGCATCTCGGTGAGCTCGGGCTCGATGGTCGACTCCGGCCCGTTCCCGGAGTGCTGCCGTCGGTGTTCGCTGCCGCGCGCGCGGGGTTCGACACCGTGATCGTCCCCTGGGGGAATGAGGCGGAGGCGAGGCTCGTGCCAGGAATCGAGGTGCGTCCCGCGGCGAGCCTCTCGCAGGTGGCGGTGTGGCACGGCGCAGAGGTCGACGTGCTCGATGCAGATCCGGTCGCGGCCGCAGCGGTAGCTCGCGAGCGTCCCGAGGAGTTGGACCTCGCCGACGTCGTGGGGCAGGAGGACGCCGTGCGCGCACTGATCGTCGCCGCGGCGGGGGGACATCACATGCTGCTCAGCGGCCCGCCGGGGGCGGGAAAGACGATGCTCGCACGAAGGCTGCCTGGCATCCTTCCGAGTCTCACCGAAGACGAAGCGCTCGAGGTGGCGTCGATCCGTTCGCTGACGGGGGAGTCGGTGCAGGCTCTCGACGTGATGCCGCCGCTGGAGTCGCCGCACCACAGCGCATCCGTCGCCGCGCTCGTCGGAGGTGGAACGAGGTCCGTTCGCCCCGGGGCGATCTCTCGGGCGCATAGGGGCGTGCTCTTCCTCGACGAAGCGGCAGAGTTCTCGAGAGTGGCGCTCGACGCGCTGCGACAACCGCTCGAGTCGGGTGCGATCGAAGTGAGCCGATCGGGGATCACGGCTCGGTTTCCCGCGAAGTTCCAGCTCATCGTGGCGCTCAATCCCTGCCCGTGTGGCAACTACGGGGTGCGTGGCGCGGAGTGCGTGTGTCCGTCGTTGGCTATCCGGAGGTACTCGACGAGGCTCTCGGGTCCGCTGCGTGACCGTATAGATGTCGAGCTGCACGTCTCCCGGGTGTCCGCCTCTCAGGCGATGATCGGAGACCGCACCGGGGTGACGAGCGAAAGCGCTCGCGCGCGGGTCATCGAGGCGCGGGAGCGAGCTGTCGCTCGATGGCGGGGAACCCCATGGCTTCGCAACAGCGAAGTGCCCGGTGCTCGGCTGAGACAGCTCGATCTGCGGATCCCCGCTGATGCTCGGGCGCCGCTGGACCGGGCTCTCGAGCGGGGAACGCTCACACTGCGCGGCTACGACAGGGTGCTACGGCTGGCATGGACCATGGCCGATCTCGCCGGAGCCGACAGGCCGGGACGCGACGAAGTGGGCCAGGCGCTGTTTCTCAAGAGGGGATACGCATCATGA